From Paenibacillus sp. FSL H8-0537:
TGAAATGGTTCAAAGCATCTAAAGAAATTACGAGTAACATTTTCAAAATTGGCACACCCGTATTTATTATGAGCATGTTCCTAGGTGCAATGGGACTGATTTTCAACCACTACCTTATTGAATATGGGAATCAAGCCGTTGCTGGATTTGGCATTTCATCACGACTGCTGCAATTTCCTGAAGTTATCCTGATGGGGCTATGTGAAGGGGTTGTACCACTCATCGCCTTTTCCTTCACGGCCAATAAGCTTCGGATGAAAAAAACGATCAGCTTTACGATTAAGATGGTTGCTGCTTTGGCTACGATCTTCGGTGTTATCGTGTATTTAACTTCGGATCATTTGATTGGCTTCTTCACGAACGATTCGCAATTAATTGAGTTAGGCAGCTATATTCTGCATGTCACATTTTTATCCTTGTTCATTTCGGGGACGACAACGCTCTTCACGGGCATTTTCCAAGCGACGGGTCAAGTAAAAGCGGCTTTCGCAATGGCCATCGTGCAAGGTGTGACGCTCATCCCTGTCTTGTATCTCGCTAATCGCATGAATGGCTTCCATGGTGTTGTCTGGTCGCTCGTTATAGCGGATGCTGTTGCCTTCCTCGTCGGGGCGCTCATGCTTTATGTGCTGCGGAATAAACTCCAGCCGGATTTAGAGCAATTGGCGCAATAAATATATTTTCTATACTGAACGGGTTTTCAGACACGCCCTAATCAAAAAAAGACACGGAAGTCCGCCTTCCGTATCTTTCAGCATCAAATAAAATAAGCTTCCTTACAAAGTCCCCATCCGCTTCGCCAGCTCCGCCAAATCCTGCCCCTTCAGTGCGCCTTCCACTAGGGTAGGGAGCAACGCGGGCGTGCAGGCAAAACACGGCGTGCCATCGCGGGACAGCTGTTTCGCAAGCCCTTCGTCATAGAACGGCTGGCCTTTGTCAGACAAAGCCAGCAGGCACATCGTACGCACACCCGATTCTCGCATTTCCCGCATTCGGCGTATAAGCCCGGACTGATTGCCGCCTTCATACAAATCCGAGATGATAATGAACAGCGTTTTCTTCGGCTCTTCAATAAATTGCTCACAATATTTGACCGACTTATGAATATCCGTACCACCGCCAAGCTGAATGCCGAACAGCATATCAACGGGATCGTTAGCACATTGCTCGGTCAAATCCACAACCTCGGTATCAAACACCACTACTCTAGTATTTAGAGCCGGAATGCTTGCAAAAATCGAACCTATAACCGAAGCCCAAATAATCGAATCAGCCATCGAGCCGCTCTGATCAATATCGATAATGACCGTCCATTCTCGGCTGCGCTGCGCCCTGTCAAAATAATAAAATTTTTCAGGAATGATTACCCGCCGCTCCGTATCATAATGCTTCAAATTCCGCTGAATGGTCCGCTTCCAGTCCAGCCCGCTAAGGGATGGCAGCGGCGAATGCTGTCTCTTGTTGAGCGCCCCCGTCACCGCACGGCGAATATCGGTTTCCAGCAGCTTTACCAGCTCATCTACTACAGCTTTCACAAGCAGTCGCGCCGTATCTTTCGTTTTCTCAGGGATTTTCCCCTTAAGCGAAAGCAGCGTGCCTACGAGCTGAATATCCGGCTTGACGGAGGCGAGCAGTTCCGGCTCGAACAGCAGCTGCTTCCAGCCTTTGCGTTCCATCGCATCATTTTGAATGATAGACACGACATCCTCTGGAAAAAACGACCTCACATCGCCGAGCCACTTGGACAGGTTAAGCGATCCGTGCCCCGCGCTTGACCCTCTTCCGGCTCCAGTGCCAGAGCCGCCCTTCGTACTGCCAGCCGCGCCGCTTTCATCATAAATGGCTGCCAGCGCCGCATCCATAATAAGCTCTTCCTCCGTAAGGGCAAGCCGCCCGTCCTCATTGCAGCTAGCCAATTGGCCCTCCGCTTCTTGCCCTAAAATCAGCCGCCAGCGCGAGACTGTATTTTCTTTCCGATTGTCCTCCATACGCTAAAGGTCCTCAAAATCAAAATCATTCAGATCGTCCAGCATTTTTATCTCTTCCTCCATTAGCTCACCTGTTATAATTTCCGCCGCCTGCTCGCCGCTGACTCCCCACAGCTCGCCCAGCAGCTCGCCAATCATCGTCTTCTCCCTTGAAGAGAAGGAGCTGAAGGCTCTCCGCAAAAAGACAAGCGCCCGTTTAAACTCATCGTCCTGCAGCGAATTAATGTAATGGTTCAGCTGTTCCCATAAGCTTGTCCGTGAGAGCAGACTGTAGCGATTGCGCATCGACAGCCCTTCAAACCAGCCTGCACCAAGATCAGCCGTAATGCCTGGGGACAGGCGCCGTGAAACTTCCGCAGCACACTGCTCAGCGGTAATCGCACCCCGTTCCATCAAGATAGCACAGGCGAAACCGGACAATTTAGGATTGCGGTCGTCTCGCTCCGATAAATGCAGCAGCTCCTGCACCCATAGCTGGTCATCAATGATTTCGCTCTGGTCCTGCGATATGCGGTTTAGCTCATTTATCGCCGTAATCATGCCGCCAGCTGCTTCATCATTGCAGCCCGAGCCATCCAGCAAATATAAGGAGCCGCGGTGGAACAGCTGCACAAGCAGCGGAATGAGCGGCTCAGTATCTACCTTGCGAATGTCGCCATAGCCAATAATCATCGCTAATTCCCGCGCTGCTGCTGCTATTTTCACGACATCGCGGCTGTCGGCGGCCAGCATCTGCAGCACCCTGCTGCCTTCCTCCATCTGCGAGGTCATGCCACAGCAGCCGGCAATATGAATGAGCGCCGAGGCTTCATCAATAGAGCGGCAGGCAAGAAGCTTCTCACGAAGCATATAAGCACAAGCCACTTCAATGGTCTCCCCAAGCAGCGTCGCTTCTACGACTTGAATTTCAGCTTCCGGTGACCACTGGATAAGCCAATTTTCCGCCCAGGTAGCTCCTTCCTGACCGCTTGGCTGGCTCTTTACAAACGATATGCCGAGCAGAAGCAGCCGGTGAAATAAAATGGAACGGTTTAAATCCAAAAAAGCAGCCTCCGCAGAAGCGACCCTGCGATTTTCTCTGAGATCAAGCGTTAGGGTGCTGGCGACCGTCGTCTTGTACTTTTCCAGCTTTAATCTTTTTAGCTGCCGATTCAAATCATCCTGAATAGGGGTTTGGCTTACTCCTTCTGCCAAGCTGCCTATAGCCGTTCCCACATCAACTCTAGCGAGCGCTTCTGCGACAGCAGATAACTCCCCGTGCCCCAGCAGCGTTTGTGCAGCATCATGGAGATCGCGCAAAGTAGGCGCGCTGCCGTCATGCAGCGCAGCAAGCGACTCCGCCATCCGTACAGCTTCAATTACCTCAGCGGTAGAGCGGTGAGTGCCGCCGCTCCTTACCAATCTGGCAACCGAGGCGAGATAACGATGAGGAAGATCATCCAGCGCTCCGCGCTCCAGCGCCTCCCACATCAATTGATAATAGTGGGGCGCATCATTTCCGGCACCATACCCCGACATCGTCGACAGCTTATAATAGGAGTAGGGCATTAGCGTATGCTTGGTGCTGCGGGAAGGCAGTCCCGCTGCCGCCTCATCGCTCATCGCCTCGGTCAAATTCGCTAATGCAGCCGCATGATAGGCGCCGCAGACGACCACGATACGCTGTGGATGATGGCCGGCATCAATCATTTCCTTGATCTGCCGCCGCATATAGGACTCGCGCAAAGCATTATAGGCATGCTCGGCCGGGCGCTCGCGCTGCTCCTTCTCCTCGCCAAGGGCTCTCATCTCCGCTGAAAATGCGAGTATGGCTTCCCGGTACGCGCCGGGATTGGCATTATGCTCAAAGCTGCGCTCCCAATACATATCATAATCGCTTTCACCGGCAAGCTCGGCAATTCGGCTGTAAATGGAACGTTTCTCTTCCCCTTCGGGTACAGCAGAAGGCTCCTTTTCCTTTGATCTGAGCGCGTCCTGCAGCGCCAGCGTCACCGACGAAGGAAGATCGATAAATGCCGCAGCCGCGCCATGCTCCTTAGCCCATTTCATCGCCTGAAACTCCGGCGAATAGACAGCAAAGGGCCATAACACCGTACGCACGGGCAGCTCTTCGGTAAAAGCTAATAGGGCTGCTGGCAATTTAGTAGCAGCATGTGTCAAGTGCTTGATCTCGCCAGTAGCATCGGATGGCCCTTCAATAAGTACCGCTGTCGGCTGAACCTCATTCAGGTACTCCAGCAAATGCTTCGCCCCGCCAGGGGACAAATGACGCACTCCGAAAATAAACACCTGATCCTCAGCATTTACATTCACTCGTTCATCTCCTTGCAGGCTTGATACAAATTCCGCCACTCTGCTCCCCGCTTCTTCATGACGTTGTCCAAATATTCCTTCCAGACGAGCTTGTCCTTATCATCATCCTTGACGATCGCGCCCTGCAGCCCGGCCGCCAAGTCGCTATCGGTCAGCTCCCCGCTGCCGAAGCTCGCGGCCAGCGCCATGCTGTTGGTCAGCAGAGAGATCGCTTCCGCGGTCGAGATGACACCTGCTGGCGATTTCAGCTTCTCTTTCTTGTCGAGCGTCATGCCGCTGCGCAGCTCGCGGAAAATCGTAACGACCTTGAGCAGCGCCTCATCTGCTGGAAGAGAGGCCTCAAGCTCATAGGATGCCGCAATTTCGCCGACCCGTTTTTTCACTATTTCAAGCTCTGTTTCCAGATCCGATGGTGCCGGCAGCACAATAATGTTAAACCGGCGTTTAAGCGCCGCCGACATTTCGTTGACTCCGCGGTCCCGGGTATTCGCTGTCGCAATAATCGAGAAGCCTTTGCGGGCACTCGTTTCTTTTCCAAGCTCGGGTACCGATATCGTCTTCTCGGAAAGGATTGAAATGAGCGCATCCTGAACCTCCGACGCACAGCGGGAAATTTCTTCAAAGCGGGCAATGCCCCCATCCTCCATCGCCCGCATAATCGGGCTTTTCACAAGTGCCTCCGGCGTAGGCCCATTAGCCAGCAGCATCGCATAGTTCCAAGAGTAGCGAACCTGCTCCTCACTCGTTCCGGCGGTTCCCTGCACGACGAGCCCGGAATTGCCATAGATGGCGGCCGCCAAATTTTCCGACAGCCATGATTTAGCGGTGCCCGGCTCGCCAATTAGCAGCAATGCGCGGTCCGTAACAAGCGTTGCAATCGCCATTTCAATTAAACGGGTATTGCCAATGTATTTGGGCGTAATGACCGTCTTGCCGGCTTTGCCGCCAATGATGAAGGTCAGCACCGAGCGGGGCGACATTTGCCAGCCTGCCGGAATTTTCCCTTTCTCTGCTTTGCGCAGCGCCTCCAGCTCGTGACTGTATAAAACCTCCGCCGGAAGCCGCATCATATCCTGAAGCTGTTCTTGATCTGTACTCATTTGTCCATCTCCTTTAAGTTTCAATAGGCTGTTGAACCTTCAGCGTTATGGCAGCCCTTATTTTCGCAATAAGCCGATTATTTCTTCCAGCTGTCGCGCACAGTCGTATCTATAGCTCGGAAGAATGGCTTCCAAGCGGTCTGCATAGCTCTTAGGGAAACAAAGCATTAAATGGAACAGATAAACGGAGAAGCTGTACAGGCTTCTGTCCTTTGAAACCTCCAAAATCTCCATTAACAGCTCAAGACGCCTAGCTTCCTCCACTCCGGCATGCTCCAATCCCTTAAAAACATGTACGCCAATTGTATTTAAACTGGTTTTCTTCTTCTCCTCCTCCTTCCACTCTTGCAGACTCTGCAGCAGAAATTCTTCTACCCTTTTGTGACCAGGCCGTGCAAAAACAGAAATCAGCTTCCAATGCTTACGATCAATGAGCCAGTCCAGCCAGCGGGTATCCCAAGCTTCAATCAGCGGCGCTGCCGTATTGATCTCCCCATTGTAATAGTCATAGCTGGCTACCATATACTCCATCGTATCCAGCATCTGACGATCACGAGCGCTGGTTGCTCTGGTGACGACTTTTTTCAGCTCGCTCCCAATAGAACCCACATAATGCATGTATAATTCCTCAGCAGGCAATAGACGCTTCGCCATGCGGAATGAATATGGCAAAAAACGATGATTTTTGTTATCCAGCTCCTGCAGCAGGCTTAATACTTCTATGGAATTTGTTTGTTCCAAATATTGAGCTGCTTTGTCCAGCAGCGGAATCCAGCTTAAAGAGGTGAAACGGTCCGCTTCGCGTACGATCTGATAAAAAAGCCCCTCAAGCTGCGGCATGCGCACATATTCGAACGCTCTCAAAAACGGCTCGACCTTTCCCCATGCTTTTTCGCTAGCCTTCTCATCCTTATTGTTCACAGGAGCCTGATCCAGCTCTGCCTTGAGCAAAGGAATAAGCCTTTCCGTCAACGGCTCAGATGGAAAGCGGTTGAGCGCCTCCGCCGCGAGCTCCTTGTCCTTTCCAGAAAATGCCGCAAATATACGCTCAATGCCCTGCGCAGAAGCTCCTGCGGCCAATGCGGCATAAGCCGCTTCCCGAATGGGCTTCTTTTTGTCCAGCGTCCAGCCTATTAAGGCATCGGTATATCCCTCATGAAGGGCAAGACATTCGATAGCAGCGACCTTAATTTCATCTGTCCCATGCTCGGCCGCCTCATAGATAAGACCCAGCTCCGCTGCACCAGCCGCCTTATAAATAACACGCAGCTTGCGCACATCACTTTTGCCGCCGGAACGATTAAAGCCCCGGATTAAATACGGAACTACAGCCGCGCCATAGGAGGGCAAAATTTTATCCATAGCAAATTCGGCCATTTCAGAATAGGGGTCCTCCAGTGCGCGAATCGCAAATGGAAAAAGTCGCAAATCGTTGAACAGCCCTTCAGCAAAAGCAGCGGTCACGATTTCGTAGCGGCCGCTGCCTGTCGTCGAAAGCGCCTTTTGCACCTCGGCCAGCTTGCGATAGGAGTAGCTTGTGGATAACGGAACGCCTCCGCCTGCGATATCCAAAACCTCGCCATCCACTGCCGTTTGGCCTTGCGTGTAAAGCACAGAGCCAAGCAGCGTGGCCAGCTCTTGCAGCTTCACGGATGTTTCCGTTCCTTCGCCGGATTCAAGAAGCGCTGTAAGGCCTTCTCCCAATCTTTTAAAAATCGCTGCCCGCTCGCCTAGCTGCTGGAATTGCGGCTGAAGGCGCTTCAGGCGAAAATCTCCCGGAGCCAGATCGCTCCCGGCAATATAAAGCCTCCTTACCTCCTGATGAAGCTCTTGCAATAATGCTGTACTCATGGGCTGTCCCCCTAAAATTATGATAGAAGCTAGTGCGTGTCTGAAAACCCGTTCAGTGGCACCTTTCACCGCCTTTTCGCCCCCTGCTTCGTTCCGTTTGCTTGACGCACCCCCGGTACGCCTTCACAAGCACGCCTTGCATGGAACGAAAATTCGGCAAAATTTGCTGTCCTCAGCGTTCTCAGACATGCCCTAGTATAAAAGCCGAGTTATGGCTTCACCCTTTATAATAGTCAGCGGCTGAGCAACAAGCCGCCCTTGGTCCATCCGGTGCTCAAACATGACCAGAACACAGCAGTCAATAAGCTGAGCGTCATTCAGGTAAGGCAGCAGGGATACGGTGCCTTGCGGCAGCGCTGAAATATCCTCGAGCACAAGCTGTCCTCCGGCTTCATCTA
This genomic window contains:
- a CDS encoding VWA domain-containing protein, with protein sequence MEDNRKENTVSRWRLILGQEAEGQLASCNEDGRLALTEEELIMDAALAAIYDESGAAGSTKGGSGTGAGRGSSAGHGSLNLSKWLGDVRSFFPEDVVSIIQNDAMERKGWKQLLFEPELLASVKPDIQLVGTLLSLKGKIPEKTKDTARLLVKAVVDELVKLLETDIRRAVTGALNKRQHSPLPSLSGLDWKRTIQRNLKHYDTERRVIIPEKFYYFDRAQRSREWTVIIDIDQSGSMADSIIWASVIGSIFASIPALNTRVVVFDTEVVDLTEQCANDPVDMLFGIQLGGGTDIHKSVKYCEQFIEEPKKTLFIIISDLYEGGNQSGLIRRMREMRESGVRTMCLLALSDKGQPFYDEGLAKQLSRDGTPCFACTPALLPTLVEGALKGQDLAELAKRMGTL
- a CDS encoding DUF5682 family protein — translated: MNVNAEDQVFIFGVRHLSPGGAKHLLEYLNEVQPTAVLIEGPSDATGEIKHLTHAATKLPAALLAFTEELPVRTVLWPFAVYSPEFQAMKWAKEHGAAAAFIDLPSSVTLALQDALRSKEKEPSAVPEGEEKRSIYSRIAELAGESDYDMYWERSFEHNANPGAYREAILAFSAEMRALGEEKEQRERPAEHAYNALRESYMRRQIKEMIDAGHHPQRIVVVCGAYHAAALANLTEAMSDEAAAGLPSRSTKHTLMPYSYYKLSTMSGYGAGNDAPHYYQLMWEALERGALDDLPHRYLASVARLVRSGGTHRSTAEVIEAVRMAESLAALHDGSAPTLRDLHDAAQTLLGHGELSAVAEALARVDVGTAIGSLAEGVSQTPIQDDLNRQLKRLKLEKYKTTVASTLTLDLRENRRVASAEAAFLDLNRSILFHRLLLLGISFVKSQPSGQEGATWAENWLIQWSPEAEIQVVEATLLGETIEVACAYMLREKLLACRSIDEASALIHIAGCCGMTSQMEEGSRVLQMLAADSRDVVKIAAAARELAMIIGYGDIRKVDTEPLIPLLVQLFHRGSLYLLDGSGCNDEAAGGMITAINELNRISQDQSEIIDDQLWVQELLHLSERDDRNPKLSGFACAILMERGAITAEQCAAEVSRRLSPGITADLGAGWFEGLSMRNRYSLLSRTSLWEQLNHYINSLQDDEFKRALVFLRRAFSSFSSREKTMIGELLGELWGVSGEQAAEIITGELMEEEIKMLDDLNDFDFEDL
- a CDS encoding AAA family ATPase — translated: MSTDQEQLQDMMRLPAEVLYSHELEALRKAEKGKIPAGWQMSPRSVLTFIIGGKAGKTVITPKYIGNTRLIEMAIATLVTDRALLLIGEPGTAKSWLSENLAAAIYGNSGLVVQGTAGTSEEQVRYSWNYAMLLANGPTPEALVKSPIMRAMEDGGIARFEEISRCASEVQDALISILSEKTISVPELGKETSARKGFSIIATANTRDRGVNEMSAALKRRFNIIVLPAPSDLETELEIVKKRVGEIAASYELEASLPADEALLKVVTIFRELRSGMTLDKKEKLKSPAGVISTAEAISLLTNSMALAASFGSGELTDSDLAAGLQGAIVKDDDKDKLVWKEYLDNVMKKRGAEWRNLYQACKEMNE
- a CDS encoding HEAT repeat domain-containing protein, which codes for MSTALLQELHQEVRRLYIAGSDLAPGDFRLKRLQPQFQQLGERAAIFKRLGEGLTALLESGEGTETSVKLQELATLLGSVLYTQGQTAVDGEVLDIAGGGVPLSTSYSYRKLAEVQKALSTTGSGRYEIVTAAFAEGLFNDLRLFPFAIRALEDPYSEMAEFAMDKILPSYGAAVVPYLIRGFNRSGGKSDVRKLRVIYKAAGAAELGLIYEAAEHGTDEIKVAAIECLALHEGYTDALIGWTLDKKKPIREAAYAALAAGASAQGIERIFAAFSGKDKELAAEALNRFPSEPLTERLIPLLKAELDQAPVNNKDEKASEKAWGKVEPFLRAFEYVRMPQLEGLFYQIVREADRFTSLSWIPLLDKAAQYLEQTNSIEVLSLLQELDNKNHRFLPYSFRMAKRLLPAEELYMHYVGSIGSELKKVVTRATSARDRQMLDTMEYMVASYDYYNGEINTAAPLIEAWDTRWLDWLIDRKHWKLISVFARPGHKRVEEFLLQSLQEWKEEEKKKTSLNTIGVHVFKGLEHAGVEEARRLELLMEILEVSKDRSLYSFSVYLFHLMLCFPKSYADRLEAILPSYRYDCARQLEEIIGLLRK